From the Prunus dulcis chromosome 4, ALMONDv2, whole genome shotgun sequence genome, one window contains:
- the LOC117624605 gene encoding protein SCAR3 isoform X2, whose product MPLVRFQVRNEFSLGQPQLYKEVNREDPKAVLDGVAVAGLVGILRQLGDLAEFAAEVFHGLQEQVMTTASRSQKLMVRVQHIEAALPPLEKAVLAQTSHIHFAYTSGLEWHPHIRNEKNHFIYNDLPRFIMDSYEECQDPPRLYLLDKFDTGGPGSCLKRYSDPTFFKKASANPDEANVEQVRRSRKGQRSKKRGSQRNGDVSRGASVSNRSSRMQYIPPITNGRSSSSPTASTADMALKSDLGDNSISFDSKTESEYIEFAAHPSSSLQAEEQESKESPSSKSVQNDALNSVLPDDQTGFVDNSPGSSLQDQVTSGSSGVNWDEKVEIVDPKGQQNCIDETTEMLLTKDDLDANEGGAGSFRIVEQMDVLFDDENILEPSRNQIDEIESEPDNFMDALNTIESESENDLDCQTKREVEHFASVVNNKGPDGVHEITMDCSDHQTPTLESHTAISYVSSEEETPTDLSNSTSPECPAHKQMPQIATELSNSDHIVETNRTDIFDCSRLESVSGDSTSSGSGTTNAQDKTISSLCEARQSPADVSRNNSTSFGSGTTNEQDNLISSLCEAQESPADISRNNTTSFGSGTTNEQDKIISSLCEAQESPADISRNNITSFGSGTTNEQDKIISSLCEAQESPADISRNNTTSCGSGISNVKDKIISGLCESQESLGDISRNNSTSCGSGTANAKDKIISGLCESQESLVDISRTNSINFWTNGGLLGLQPSKPPDFTMSSPITQDSAYRSTETVGDSNHAYTLIADEHEAENAGCKEISSDYQEDGISPKEISKGFSSTELYPKLGNIGDSPKSNVFSHCMEDGLKKTNTTEPRTLLPVAPCGKSTSNEANQENDENSSLVFGLGRRLLVNGFGRKVPHSHDDKSEPASYSNAGVLDQRNEHHRVEHQAFPDTSFKEKFEHGFAVESPPSSPPLEHMKISFHPMNGIETSILKLKLSDGSQSHGSVKDMFQSFQLVPEPSIPLHEFGSDSDDDTFCRSSPYISDDCLSHLSESNSEQWESRETLECKNHDLYDALCGIASAECISTSLEVGGISHNATYGDGGIQSVHTDNGLEHSLSDPLLDLPSLDALEPVLQQEAKDDSVPKDLHGLKCSGDSTPGPPPLPPVEWRVSKPTLNVTDEKQDVSEGFKHVFDTEILGPLTLQQPKPAPAQQQQINEESISIKPKCKEDQHVNGQKEADQALNGKGIDEKEDFLQQIRAKSFNLRRTVPAKPTITPVSATNVKVTAILEKANAIRQAVGSDEGEDDDTWSDA is encoded by the exons ATGCCTCTGGTGAGGTTTCAGGTGAGGAACGAGTTCAGCCTGGGCCAGCCTCAGCTGTACAAAGAGGTGAACAGAGAAGATCCCAAAGCTGTGCTCGATGGGGTGGCCGTTGCTGGCCTCGTTGGGATCTTGCGCCAATTGGGCGATCTTGCTGA GTTTGCAGCGGAAGTTTTTCATGGCTTGCAAGAGCAAGTGATGACTACAGCTTCTAGAAGCCAAAAACTGATGGTTCGTGTGCAACACATTGAAGCTGCACTTCCTCCCCTTGAGAAGGCTGTACTTGCTCAAACAAGCCACATACATTTTGCTTACACCTCTG GTTTAGAGTGGCATCCTCATATTCGAAATGAGAAAAATCATTTCATCTACAATGACTTGCCGCGTTTTATTATGGATTCATATGAAGAATGTCAGGATCCCCCACGTTTGTACTTGCTTGACAA GTTTGATACCGGCGGCCCAGGATCTTGTTTAAAGAGATATTCAGATCcaacttttttcaaaaaagcaTCAGCTAACCCTGATGAAGCAAATGTTGAACAAGTCCGAAGATCTAGGAAGGGTCAAAGAAGCAAG AAAAGAGGATCACAACGAAATGGAGATGTATCACGTGGTGCATCAGTATCAAATCGCAGCAGCAG AATGCAATATATTCCTCCTATCACAAATGGGCGAAGCTCGTCTTCTCCAACTGCCTCCACAGCTGACATGGCATTAAAATCTGACCTGGGGGACAATTCCATTTCTTTTGATTCAAAAACTGAGTCAGAATATATTGAGTTTGCTGCCCATCCAAGTTCCTCCCTACAAGCTGAAGAACAAGAATCCAAGGAATCGCCTTCTTCTAAATCGGTGCAAAATGATGCTCTTAATTCTGTTTTACCTGATGATCAAACTGGATTTGTAGATAACTCTCCTGGAAGTTCATTACAGGACCAAGTTACCTCTGGTTCATCTGGTGTTAACTGGGATGAGAAGGTAGAAATAGTGGATCCTAAAGGTCAACAGAATTGTATAGATGAAACTACAGAGATGCTCCTGACAAAGGATGACTTGGATGCAAATGAAGGGGGAGCTGGTAGCTTTAGAATTGTTGAGCAAATGGATGTCCTCTTTGATGATGAAAACATTCTGGAACCAAGCAGGAACcagattgatgaaattgaaagtgAACCAGACAATTTCATGGATGCGCTTAACACCATTGAATCAGAATCTGAAAACGATCTTGATTGTCAAACCAAACGAGAAGTGGAGCATTTTGCTTCTGTTGTCAACAATAAAGGACCAGATGGAGTGCATGAGATTACCATGGATTGTTCGGATCATCAAACTCCAACTTTAGAATCTCATACTGCAATATCTTACGTTTCCTCGGAAGAAGAAACGCCGACAGATCTATCAAACTCAACCTCACCAGAGTGTCCCGCCCATAAACAGATGCCTCAAATAGCTACAGAACTGTCTAATTCAGACCACATTGTAGAAACAAATAGGACTGACATTTTTGATTGTTCAAGGTTAGAATCTGTTAGTGGTGATTCCACATCCTCTGGCTCCGGAACTACTAATGCGCAGGATAAGACCATAAGCAGTTTGTGTGAGGCTCGACAATCTCCTGCTGACGTTTCAAGGAATAATTCAACATCCTTTGGCTCTGGAACTACAAATGAGCAGGATAATCTCATAAGCAGTTTATGTGAGGCTCAAGAATCACCTGCTGACATTTCCAGGAATAATACAACATCCTTTGGCTCTGGAACTACTAATGAGCAGGATAAGATCATAAGCAGTTTATGTGAGGCTCAAGAATCTCCTGCTGACATTTCCAGGAATAATATAACATCCTTTGGCTCTGGAACTACTAATGAGCAGGATAAGATCATAAGCAGTTTATGTGAGGCTCAAGAATCTCCTGCTGACATTTCCAGGAATAATACAACATCCTGTGGCTCTGGAATTTCTAATGTGAAGGATAAGATCATAAGCGGTTTATGTGAGTCTCAAGAATCTCTTGGTGACATCTCCAGGAATAATTCAACTTCCTGTGGTTCTGGAACTGCTAATGCAAAGGACAAGATCATAAGCGGTTTATGCGAGTCTCAAGAATCTCTTGTTGACATTTCCAGGactaattcaataaatttctGGACTAATGGAGGCCTGTTAGGACTTCAGCCATCAAAGCCTCCTGATTTTACCATGTCAAGTCCTATAACTCAAGATTCTGCTTACAGAAGCACTGAGACAGTTGGTGACTCAAATCATGCTTACACGCTTATAGCTGATGAGCATGAAGCTGAGAATGCTGGCTGCAAGGAAATAAGCTCTGATTATCAAGAAGATGGTATCTCTCCCAAGGAAATATCCAAGGGGTTTTCATCCACTGAATTGTATCCAAAGCTTGGAAATATTGGTGACTCTCCTAAGAGTAATGTATTTAGCCATTGCATGGAGGATGGTTTGAAAAAAACCAATACGACGGAACCTAGAACTCTGTTGCCAGTTGCTCCATGTGGTAAATCCACTTCCAATGAAGCGAATCAGGAGAATGATGAAAACTCTTCTCTGGTTTTTGGGCTTGGCCGTAGGTTACTTGTGAATGGTTTTGGTAGAAAAGTTCCACATTCGCACGATGACAAATCGGAGCCTGCTAGTTATTCAAATGCTGGTGTATTGGACCAGAGAAATGAGCACCACAGAGTAGAGCACCAAGCATTTCCCGACACATCCTTCAAAGAGAAATTTGAGCATGGATTTGCTGTTGAATCACCTCCTTCTTCACCACCACTTGAACATATGAAAATATCTTTCCATCCCATGAATGGCATTGAAACTTCCAtactcaaattgaaattatctGATGGGAGTCAAAGCCATGGAAGTGTAAAAGACATGTTTCAGTCATTTCAGTTGGTCCCAGAGCCTTCTATTCCTCTGCATGAATTTGGTTCTGATTCTGATGATGACACATTCTGTAGATCATCTCCATATATATCAGATGATTGTCTAAGCCATCTCTCTGAGTCGAATTCTGAACAATGGGAATCTAGGGAAACTCTAGAATGCAAGAACCATGACCTATACGATGCTTTGTGTGGAATCGCATCAGCTGAATGTATATCCACCTCTCTGGAAGTAGGGGGAATATCCCACAATGCCACTTATGGAGATGGTGGAATTCAAAGTGTGCACACTGATAATGGTCTGGAACATTCTCTCTCCGATCCTTTACTTGATCTTCCAAGTTTAGATGCTTTGGAACCCGTACTTCAGCAAGAAGCAAAGGATGATTCAGTTCCTAAGGATCTTCATGGTTTGAAATGTTCGGGGGATTCTACACCAGGACCACCACCTCTCCCTCCAGTGGAATGGCGTGTTTCAAAACCTACCTTAAATGTAACAGACGAAAAACAAGATGTATCTGAAGGTTTTAAACACGTATTCGACACAGAGATTTTGGGGCCTCTCACCCTCCAGCAACCTAAGCCAGCCCCAGCACAGcaacaacaaataaatgagGAGTCCATTTCTATTAAACCGAAATGCAAG GAGGACCAGCACGTGAATGGACAGAAAGAAGCTGATCAGGCTCTAAATGGCAAAGGGATAGACGAAAAggaagattttctacaacaaATCAGAGCAAAG TCATTCAACCTTAGACGCACAGTACCAGCAAAGCCAACCATCACACCGGTATCTGCTACCAACGTCAAAGTAACTGCAATTTTGGAGAAAGCCAATGCCATTCGCCAG GCTGTTGGGAGTGATGAAGGGGAAGACGACGATACATGGAGTGATGCTTGA
- the LOC117624605 gene encoding protein SCAR3 isoform X1, producing the protein MPLVRFQVRNEFSLGQPQLYKEVNREDPKAVLDGVAVAGLVGILRQLGDLAEFAAEVFHGLQEQVMTTASRSQKLMVRVQHIEAALPPLEKAVLAQTSHIHFAYTSGLEWHPHIRNEKNHFIYNDLPRFIMDSYEECQDPPRLYLLDKFDTGGPGSCLKRYSDPTFFKKASANPDEANVEQVRRSRKGQRSKKKRGSQRNGDVSRGASVSNRSSRMQYIPPITNGRSSSSPTASTADMALKSDLGDNSISFDSKTESEYIEFAAHPSSSLQAEEQESKESPSSKSVQNDALNSVLPDDQTGFVDNSPGSSLQDQVTSGSSGVNWDEKVEIVDPKGQQNCIDETTEMLLTKDDLDANEGGAGSFRIVEQMDVLFDDENILEPSRNQIDEIESEPDNFMDALNTIESESENDLDCQTKREVEHFASVVNNKGPDGVHEITMDCSDHQTPTLESHTAISYVSSEEETPTDLSNSTSPECPAHKQMPQIATELSNSDHIVETNRTDIFDCSRLESVSGDSTSSGSGTTNAQDKTISSLCEARQSPADVSRNNSTSFGSGTTNEQDNLISSLCEAQESPADISRNNTTSFGSGTTNEQDKIISSLCEAQESPADISRNNITSFGSGTTNEQDKIISSLCEAQESPADISRNNTTSCGSGISNVKDKIISGLCESQESLGDISRNNSTSCGSGTANAKDKIISGLCESQESLVDISRTNSINFWTNGGLLGLQPSKPPDFTMSSPITQDSAYRSTETVGDSNHAYTLIADEHEAENAGCKEISSDYQEDGISPKEISKGFSSTELYPKLGNIGDSPKSNVFSHCMEDGLKKTNTTEPRTLLPVAPCGKSTSNEANQENDENSSLVFGLGRRLLVNGFGRKVPHSHDDKSEPASYSNAGVLDQRNEHHRVEHQAFPDTSFKEKFEHGFAVESPPSSPPLEHMKISFHPMNGIETSILKLKLSDGSQSHGSVKDMFQSFQLVPEPSIPLHEFGSDSDDDTFCRSSPYISDDCLSHLSESNSEQWESRETLECKNHDLYDALCGIASAECISTSLEVGGISHNATYGDGGIQSVHTDNGLEHSLSDPLLDLPSLDALEPVLQQEAKDDSVPKDLHGLKCSGDSTPGPPPLPPVEWRVSKPTLNVTDEKQDVSEGFKHVFDTEILGPLTLQQPKPAPAQQQQINEESISIKPKCKEDQHVNGQKEADQALNGKGIDEKEDFLQQIRAKSFNLRRTVPAKPTITPVSATNVKVTAILEKANAIRQAVGSDEGEDDDTWSDA; encoded by the exons ATGCCTCTGGTGAGGTTTCAGGTGAGGAACGAGTTCAGCCTGGGCCAGCCTCAGCTGTACAAAGAGGTGAACAGAGAAGATCCCAAAGCTGTGCTCGATGGGGTGGCCGTTGCTGGCCTCGTTGGGATCTTGCGCCAATTGGGCGATCTTGCTGA GTTTGCAGCGGAAGTTTTTCATGGCTTGCAAGAGCAAGTGATGACTACAGCTTCTAGAAGCCAAAAACTGATGGTTCGTGTGCAACACATTGAAGCTGCACTTCCTCCCCTTGAGAAGGCTGTACTTGCTCAAACAAGCCACATACATTTTGCTTACACCTCTG GTTTAGAGTGGCATCCTCATATTCGAAATGAGAAAAATCATTTCATCTACAATGACTTGCCGCGTTTTATTATGGATTCATATGAAGAATGTCAGGATCCCCCACGTTTGTACTTGCTTGACAA GTTTGATACCGGCGGCCCAGGATCTTGTTTAAAGAGATATTCAGATCcaacttttttcaaaaaagcaTCAGCTAACCCTGATGAAGCAAATGTTGAACAAGTCCGAAGATCTAGGAAGGGTCAAAGAAGCAAG AAGAAAAGAGGATCACAACGAAATGGAGATGTATCACGTGGTGCATCAGTATCAAATCGCAGCAGCAG AATGCAATATATTCCTCCTATCACAAATGGGCGAAGCTCGTCTTCTCCAACTGCCTCCACAGCTGACATGGCATTAAAATCTGACCTGGGGGACAATTCCATTTCTTTTGATTCAAAAACTGAGTCAGAATATATTGAGTTTGCTGCCCATCCAAGTTCCTCCCTACAAGCTGAAGAACAAGAATCCAAGGAATCGCCTTCTTCTAAATCGGTGCAAAATGATGCTCTTAATTCTGTTTTACCTGATGATCAAACTGGATTTGTAGATAACTCTCCTGGAAGTTCATTACAGGACCAAGTTACCTCTGGTTCATCTGGTGTTAACTGGGATGAGAAGGTAGAAATAGTGGATCCTAAAGGTCAACAGAATTGTATAGATGAAACTACAGAGATGCTCCTGACAAAGGATGACTTGGATGCAAATGAAGGGGGAGCTGGTAGCTTTAGAATTGTTGAGCAAATGGATGTCCTCTTTGATGATGAAAACATTCTGGAACCAAGCAGGAACcagattgatgaaattgaaagtgAACCAGACAATTTCATGGATGCGCTTAACACCATTGAATCAGAATCTGAAAACGATCTTGATTGTCAAACCAAACGAGAAGTGGAGCATTTTGCTTCTGTTGTCAACAATAAAGGACCAGATGGAGTGCATGAGATTACCATGGATTGTTCGGATCATCAAACTCCAACTTTAGAATCTCATACTGCAATATCTTACGTTTCCTCGGAAGAAGAAACGCCGACAGATCTATCAAACTCAACCTCACCAGAGTGTCCCGCCCATAAACAGATGCCTCAAATAGCTACAGAACTGTCTAATTCAGACCACATTGTAGAAACAAATAGGACTGACATTTTTGATTGTTCAAGGTTAGAATCTGTTAGTGGTGATTCCACATCCTCTGGCTCCGGAACTACTAATGCGCAGGATAAGACCATAAGCAGTTTGTGTGAGGCTCGACAATCTCCTGCTGACGTTTCAAGGAATAATTCAACATCCTTTGGCTCTGGAACTACAAATGAGCAGGATAATCTCATAAGCAGTTTATGTGAGGCTCAAGAATCACCTGCTGACATTTCCAGGAATAATACAACATCCTTTGGCTCTGGAACTACTAATGAGCAGGATAAGATCATAAGCAGTTTATGTGAGGCTCAAGAATCTCCTGCTGACATTTCCAGGAATAATATAACATCCTTTGGCTCTGGAACTACTAATGAGCAGGATAAGATCATAAGCAGTTTATGTGAGGCTCAAGAATCTCCTGCTGACATTTCCAGGAATAATACAACATCCTGTGGCTCTGGAATTTCTAATGTGAAGGATAAGATCATAAGCGGTTTATGTGAGTCTCAAGAATCTCTTGGTGACATCTCCAGGAATAATTCAACTTCCTGTGGTTCTGGAACTGCTAATGCAAAGGACAAGATCATAAGCGGTTTATGCGAGTCTCAAGAATCTCTTGTTGACATTTCCAGGactaattcaataaatttctGGACTAATGGAGGCCTGTTAGGACTTCAGCCATCAAAGCCTCCTGATTTTACCATGTCAAGTCCTATAACTCAAGATTCTGCTTACAGAAGCACTGAGACAGTTGGTGACTCAAATCATGCTTACACGCTTATAGCTGATGAGCATGAAGCTGAGAATGCTGGCTGCAAGGAAATAAGCTCTGATTATCAAGAAGATGGTATCTCTCCCAAGGAAATATCCAAGGGGTTTTCATCCACTGAATTGTATCCAAAGCTTGGAAATATTGGTGACTCTCCTAAGAGTAATGTATTTAGCCATTGCATGGAGGATGGTTTGAAAAAAACCAATACGACGGAACCTAGAACTCTGTTGCCAGTTGCTCCATGTGGTAAATCCACTTCCAATGAAGCGAATCAGGAGAATGATGAAAACTCTTCTCTGGTTTTTGGGCTTGGCCGTAGGTTACTTGTGAATGGTTTTGGTAGAAAAGTTCCACATTCGCACGATGACAAATCGGAGCCTGCTAGTTATTCAAATGCTGGTGTATTGGACCAGAGAAATGAGCACCACAGAGTAGAGCACCAAGCATTTCCCGACACATCCTTCAAAGAGAAATTTGAGCATGGATTTGCTGTTGAATCACCTCCTTCTTCACCACCACTTGAACATATGAAAATATCTTTCCATCCCATGAATGGCATTGAAACTTCCAtactcaaattgaaattatctGATGGGAGTCAAAGCCATGGAAGTGTAAAAGACATGTTTCAGTCATTTCAGTTGGTCCCAGAGCCTTCTATTCCTCTGCATGAATTTGGTTCTGATTCTGATGATGACACATTCTGTAGATCATCTCCATATATATCAGATGATTGTCTAAGCCATCTCTCTGAGTCGAATTCTGAACAATGGGAATCTAGGGAAACTCTAGAATGCAAGAACCATGACCTATACGATGCTTTGTGTGGAATCGCATCAGCTGAATGTATATCCACCTCTCTGGAAGTAGGGGGAATATCCCACAATGCCACTTATGGAGATGGTGGAATTCAAAGTGTGCACACTGATAATGGTCTGGAACATTCTCTCTCCGATCCTTTACTTGATCTTCCAAGTTTAGATGCTTTGGAACCCGTACTTCAGCAAGAAGCAAAGGATGATTCAGTTCCTAAGGATCTTCATGGTTTGAAATGTTCGGGGGATTCTACACCAGGACCACCACCTCTCCCTCCAGTGGAATGGCGTGTTTCAAAACCTACCTTAAATGTAACAGACGAAAAACAAGATGTATCTGAAGGTTTTAAACACGTATTCGACACAGAGATTTTGGGGCCTCTCACCCTCCAGCAACCTAAGCCAGCCCCAGCACAGcaacaacaaataaatgagGAGTCCATTTCTATTAAACCGAAATGCAAG GAGGACCAGCACGTGAATGGACAGAAAGAAGCTGATCAGGCTCTAAATGGCAAAGGGATAGACGAAAAggaagattttctacaacaaATCAGAGCAAAG TCATTCAACCTTAGACGCACAGTACCAGCAAAGCCAACCATCACACCGGTATCTGCTACCAACGTCAAAGTAACTGCAATTTTGGAGAAAGCCAATGCCATTCGCCAG GCTGTTGGGAGTGATGAAGGGGAAGACGACGATACATGGAGTGATGCTTGA
- the LOC117625924 gene encoding protein LIGHT-DEPENDENT SHORT HYPOCOTYLS 10-like — MSAPHHDYSRRKDSNSIEGSSSSSRPNQQQAPQPLSRYESQKRRDWNTFGQYLKNQTPPVSLSQCNCNHVLDFLRYLDQFGKTKVHLHGCVFFGQPDPPAPCTCPLKQAWGSLDALIGRLRAAYEEHGGSPETNPFGNGAIRVYLREVKECQAKARGIPYKKKKKKRNGQLKAINDEANKGLKQITS, encoded by the coding sequence ATGTCTGCACCTCATCATGATTACAGTCGACGAAAAGATTCCAACTCCATAGAgggctcctcctcctcctcccgaCCCAATCAACAACAAGCACCTCAACCTCTTAGCCGATATGAGTCTCAGAAACGCCGAGACTGGAACACTTTTGGCCAGTACTTGAAGAACCAAACACCcccagtctctctctctcaatgcAACTGTAACCATGTCCTCGATTTCCTTCGCTACTTGGACCAGTTCGGGAAGACTAAGGTTCACTTACACGGGTGTGTCTTCTTCGGGCAGCCTGACCCTCCTGCCCCGTGCACGTGCCCGCTTAAGCAGGCATGGGGCAGCCTGGACGCGCTGATCGGCCGCCTCCGTGCGGCGTACGAGGAGCACGGAGGGTCGCCTGAGACGAACCCTTTTGGGAATGGAGCTATTCGGGTTTACTTACGTGAAGTGAAGGAGTGTCAGGCTAAGGCAAGAGGGATTCcatacaagaagaagaagaagaagagaaacggTCAGCTTAAGGCAATTAACGACGAGGCTAATAAGGGTTTGAAGCAGATCACTTCTTAA